The following nucleotide sequence is from Mycobacterium sp. JS623.
GCGCACGGCGAGCATCTGACCACTAGGCCGTGACTTCCGTCGCCGACGATGGTTCAGCTGATTGGGTAGCGGTGACCGAATCGGTGTCATGGCATACTGCACACCGGCGCAGTTCACCGCCCCAGCCCATAGTGCGGAAGCACCCCACCCGGAAAACATGCCACCCTCTAGCGAACCGCTCGTCAGCAGGAATGAGGGCAGCGGGGATCGCCGAGGGCCCGGCGCGGATACCGCCAGCATCGTCAGCATTGGCGCGCAGGTTTGCCCAGCGCCGAGCGGCACCGTGGTGCGCGGGAAAGCATCAGGCGCACTGCACGATAACGCCGGTGTCTACAACTTCGTCTTGGCAAATTGAGCGGGATTCCCAGGGTCTTCCTTGGCATCTCGAAGTGGAGGTGCAGTGTTACCGGGTATTTTCGGCTTCATGGCCGATATATGCCGGTGTCAGCACACACATGCCGCGCACGCTCACTACCGAGCCGGGAGCGAGTGCGCCGAATGCCCTCCAGGACACTGCAAGCGATACCGCGGCGCCAAGCAGAACTGGCTGATCCGGCCTTTCCGCAGGTCATTTCATGAAAGCGCGAAGTCGCCCTCCAATCGTAGCGTTGAAAACCGGCGGCTCTCTGCCTAAGGCGATAGGCGGCGCAAGGACTGATCCAATCGGCGAAATAGGTCTCGCCGAAGAGTGCCGCGACATCTGACCGCAGACGGTACTGGATCCCGACGGTCGCCCGGAACAACTTCGTCGGCGTCTGCGCAGCCAGCCGGATCGGGCCGTCGTCGGCAGCCACCCACGCTGCGCCGCCACGCATCAGGGTCACCGCGGTGGACTTGGCGTGCACCACCGTCGAACCCTCTGTGCAGAGCAGGATCTGGGGGCCGTCGTGGTGCGTCGGTGCGTCGATCTCGTGGCCGAGATTCTCGCCGTCGATGCACAACACCGAGACCGCGAACTCCGGCGCGGGCGTGTTGTAGACGAGTTCCGTTCCGTCCCTGGTGACTCGGGGATGAATGACGTCGTCGGTGGCAGGCGTGAAGTCCAGCACCCGCAACAACTCCGGCACATCAACGTGTTTGGGAGTGAGCCCGCCGCGCAACACGTTGTCGGAGTTGGCCATCACCTCGACGCCGACACCGTACAGATAGGCGTGCAGATTGCCTGCGGGCATGTAGATCGCTTCGCCCGCCTTGAGGCTGATCCGGTTCAGCAGCAGCGACGCCAGCACACCGGCGTCCCCCGGGTAGCGCTCGCCGAGCTCGAGCACGGTCTTGGCTTCGGCCGCGAACTCTTTGTTGCCCGACCGAACGTATTGGATCGCGCCCTCGATGACCGCGGGCACGAGCACATCGAGGTCCGGCTGCGGGGCGGTGATCCACGTGGTGAACAGCGCCCGCAGGCCGTCGGCGTCGGACTGACCGGACAGCAGGTTGACGAACGGGTCGAGATCGCAGACCGAAAGCGCGCGCATCAACTCGACGGTGCTGGCCGCCGATCGGAATCCGGCCAGCGCCTCGAATTGCCCTAGCGCGACCAACAGTTCGGGCTTGTGGCTGCGGTCGCGGTAGTTACGGGTGGCCGCCGTGATGGGGATGCCGAGCTTCTCCTCGCGGGCGAAGCCGTCGGCCGCTTGCTCGGCGCTCGGGTGTGCCTGCAGCGACAGCGGCTCGTCGGCGGCAAGCACCTTGACCAGGAACGGCAGGCAGTCGCCGAAGCGGCCCCGCACCGCGGCACCCAACTGGCCTTCGGGATCGCTTCGCAACGTGTCGAGCAGTGAGACTTCACCCTTGCCGGTCTCCAGCCACGCCGGATCACCCGGGTGCGCCCCGAACCACAACTCCGCCTCGGGATGCGCTGTGGGACTTGGTCGTCCAGTGAAATCGGCAATGGCGGTTCGCGAACCCCATGCATAGGTCCGCACCGCTCCACGTAGCAAGTGCACTCGCTTAACCTCGAACCAGTCGCAGGTAAGTGGCGTTACACGTCACTGGAATAGCGGATTCCGTGTTCGGGGAGAAGAACTCCCGGCCAGACGCGAGCGCCGCGGAGTAGTTCGCAGCGGGCCCCGATGTGGGCCCCGTCGCCGATGACTCCGTCGCGGATCACCGCTCGTGGACCGACGTGTGCACCGAACCCGATGATCGAACGTTCAATGACGGTGCCTGCCTCCACTCGCGCGCCATCGAAGATGACCGCACCATCGAGGCGCACGCCGGGGCCGATCTCGGCACCACGACCGACGACGGTGCCGCCGACAAGCACCGCACCCGGAGCGACTGACGACCCGTCATGGAGGATTGCCTCACCAGTTCTTCCGCCAAGGGCGGGCGACGGAGCGATGCCGCGGACCAGGTCGGCCGATCCGCGGATGAAATCCTCCGGCGTCCCCATGTCGCGCCAGTACGTCGCGTCGACGTAGCCACAGACCTTGTACCCATCGGTGAGTAGTTGTGGGAATACTTCGCGCTCGACCGACAGCTCTCGTCCGCGAGGTAACTTCTCGATGACGTCGCGTGCGAATACGTAACAGCCGGCATTGATTTGGTCGGTCGGCGGATCTTGCGTTTTCTCCAGGAATGCTGTTACGCGGCCCTCGGCATCGGTGGGCACACAACCAAACGGCCGGGGATCGCTTACCCGTACAAGATGCATTGTCACGTCGGCGTCGTGCGCGCGATGAGATACCAGCAGCTGTCCCAGATCCGCAGCGGAGAGGATGTCGCCGTTGAACACGAGCGCTGTATCGTGGCGCAACTTGGTTGCCACGTTGGCGATGCCACCACCGGTGCCCAGCGGCGTGTCCTCATGGACATATTCGATCTCTAGCCCCAGTTTGGAGCCGTCCCCGAGCTCCGACTCGAACACCTCAGCCTTGTACGCGGTACCCAAGATGACATGTTCGACACCGGCTTCGGCGATTCGCGACAGCAGATGGGTCAAGAACGGTAAGCCGGCTGTGGGCAGCATCGGCTTGGGCGCCGACAGTGTCAATGGGCGCAACCGGGTGCCCTTACCCCCCACCAACACCACCGCGTCGACGGCGTGCGCAATCCCCTCGGAACTGGTACCCATACCGCGCCCACGTCCTCCTCTTGGTGGCCTACGAGACCATATTGATCACTGCACGCGACAACGGCGACTCATAGGAAGACAGGCGCCGTCGCGAGAGGTACCAGTTCGCCGCATGCCCGGACCGGTTCGCCGAGTCGAAATGTTGGTCTACCGCGTTTTGCCAGGGCGACCATAGCGACAGGCCAAGACCGCATCGTCAGTTCGTGAAGGCCGCTTGGTCATTTCTCGTGCGGACCCCATCGGATGATGAAAGCGGTTGTCGCCCTGCGCCTGCTGTCGATACCGGTCCACACGACGCCGCATTCTCCGCTTGGGGCACGACTGGGCGGCGAGGCCGAACACGGTGGCATGGTCGCAGGTCTCAGCTTGCTGACCTGTCGCGGGGGCCCCTGCTGTAATCGCATGTCGGCGCGCCAGCGCAGGCTTGGACATCGGTCGCGCCACGCGTTCCGTGTGGGCATGATCACTTCGTCGAACCCGGTGACAGGTCCGCGGCGCGCCACCGGTCCCTCCTACGGCTGAAGTGGTGAACTCGACGGCCTCGTTCTCATCCTGTCTGTTGCCCCCGAAGAAGCGCCATTGCCCTCGGGACGAACAGCGGCGTGATCCAGCTGTGGCACAGTGTGGTTGAAATCACTGGACCTTGCGGTACGCGTGCGTTCTGTTGAACTGGAAGTGGATGCCTCGAGATCACTTCGCCCGCCTCTGGTCGGGCTGGCATGCTGGCTGCGGTCCGCCACACGACGGGATTCAAGCTCGACGTCGAACACTTTACGGCGGGAACCATCCTCGTGAACTACTGCTCGCACCTCTGTGCACCACCTCAAACATATTGTGCTGAAATGTAATAAAAGCGCCGAGGCGTTTGGCGTAGAGTGCAAGACAGTCTCACGAGAGCCGCTCTCTCGCCTGCCCGGCGGTTGGGCAGCAGCAGAATCCGACCCACGTCAGTACGCGGCCGGATGGCCCTGACAGCCGGACCATCCATGTTAATCCTGTTGAACGGCAGTAGCAGTGGCCAGCTGCGCGAAGTCGCCCGTCGACTATCCGGCAACTCGAGGCAGACGTCGGGACGCACGGTGATCTCGTGTTTTCACGATGTCAATGCATCGCATCAAAGAACAATGTGTGATGACTGGCAAGCTACTGGACTTGCTGTACTTCCCTGCACTCGCACATCGCTTCCCGACTACATTACCTGCAGCACAGCAGTTTCCAATTCAGGAGCTCGACCTTCAACATGTTGAACGAGCCGATACCTGCGCGCGGCAGCTAGCAAATTTACCCACGCGACAATGACGGGCCCGAGAGTTTGGCCGATGGAGGAAAAGCCTATGTGTCGCGCGCAACCGAGATAGAACTGGCGCGAGCGGATTAACCAGCGGGGATAGCGTCTGCGATTCCACGTGTGAGGTATGTCGGACGGCCTTAGTCCCGGGGGGTGGTACCACCGGTCACGCAAGAGCCAGGGGTTGCGCGCCAGCTACCCTTATGCGAATCTAAGGCGAATTCAACACTGGTGTAAGAAATCTCGAATCGATTGGAGCGGTCGCGCATAGGGGGTTGCGCACCCCGGGGGGTGCTCGCGAAAACAGCTGAGCTCGCCGGATGCACTGGCACGCGGCATGTCTTAGCTCAGATCCACAGCATCGAGGAATGCCACTCGCGAGCAGTTCATTGGACTTCCAACGTCGAAGGTTTCCATTTTTACAAGCGCTTAACCTAATGAGTCCGTACGAAACATGGAATGAGCCAAGCAAGATGGCGAAGCTGGTAAGTATTTGGGAGGGCGTGACGCACACCGCCACGCGTCCAACGGTGTCGGTCGTGATTCCGGCGCTGAACGAGGCACGGAACCTTCCTCACGTCGCGGCATGCATGCCGAACGACGTCGATGAGATCGTTTTCGTCAACGGGGCGTCGGTCGACGACACTGCGGAGGTCGCCCGCGAGTTGTGGCCGGACGCAGTTCATGTCAGCCAAACCCGTAAGGGCAAAGGTAATGCGTTGGCTTGCGGGATACTTGCATCCTCGAGTGACATCATCGTACTGATCGACGCCGACTGCAGTACGGATCCGAGAGAGATCCCACGCTTCGTCTCTGCACTGATCTCTGGGGCGGATTTCGCGAAGGGATCCCGATTCATCCAGGGCGGGGGCAGCGCGGACATCACCTTCCTGCGGCGGCTTGGGAACTGGGGATTGAACGCACTTGTCAACATGCTGTTCGCGACCAAGTACACCGATTTGTGTTACGGATACAACGCATTATGGCGCCACTGCATTGACGTGATCCGGTTGCCAGACGTCGCGGCAACGGAACCGCAGTGGGGTGACGGATTCGAGATCGAGACGCTCATCAATGTCCGTGTCGCTGCCAACCGGTTGAAGATCGCCGAGGTGTGCAGTTACGAGGCCAGCCGCATCTACGGTGTGAGCAATCTCAACGCCGTAAAGGACGGGCTGCGGGTGCTGAAAACGATCCGGCAGGAATTCGCCTATACCCGACAGGTGACATCGTCCGAACGGGCCGACAGGCCGCTGGCGGCAGTCCGGCCGCTGACGGTCGAACAACCGGTCGTCTTCGGCGGTCCTGAACCGGCCGCCTAGGTGTACCGAGCCATCAGGTTGGTAGCAGTCGGCTTATCGGTGGGAGGCCGCCGAGTGCGCTGTGGCGTCGTTGAGTGTTGTAGTTCTCGATCCAGGGTGCAAGGGCTGCGTTGTTACTGGCGAAGACCTGGCGGTAGGCCCACTCGGTTTGCAGGGTGCGGTTGAGGCGTTCCACCTTTCCGTTCTGCCAGGGGCAGTGGGGTCTGATGAATATCTGTTTGGCGCCCAGATCGGCGCAGACTTGGCGCAGCGAGTAGCGGTAGGCCCACGCGTTGTCGGCCATGATCCGCTCGATACGGATGATGCCGTGGTCGTGGAAATAGGCGGCGGCGCGACGCAGAAATGCCGCACAAGTCGGGCCTTTCTCATCGAGCAGGATCTCGGAGTATGCCAGCCTGGAGTGGTCGTCGACGAGTGAGTGCACGTAGTCAAATCCCCTGCCTGCCTTGGGGGGTCGTGCAACCTTGTTTCTGCCGAGTGCACGCCAACCGCCGCCGTCAGGGATGCGCCCTAGCTTTTTGACATCCATGTGGACCAACTCGCCCGGATGTTTTCTCTCGTAACGCACTGCGGTGGCCTTCGACGCACGGATCAGCTCGCCGGTCATCGGGTCGCAATCCCGCAAGTAAGCGACCCCACGTCGACGCAATACCCGCGAAACTGTGCGGGCACTGACTCCTAGCTTCGCGGCGATCTCATCAGGGCCACATCGCTGACGGCGGCGCCAAGCCACGATCTGGCTTTCCAGTGCACGCGGTGTGCGAGTGGGCATGGAATGCGGCCTCGAAGAACGGTCTGACAGACCAGCCTCTCCCTCGGCTTCGAACCGGTTAATCCAGGTGTGCACGCTCTTGCGTGACACCCCCATGGCGGTGGCGATATGAGCTTTGGCCCAGCCCGCTTGATACCGACGCACCATCAGGAGGCGGCCATGAAAAGTCGTGCGGGCATTACGGTGGGACACGAGAACCTCCGGACGGTGATGGGCCTTCGACAAGCCACACCCCACCCGGGGGTTCTCTTCACATCAAGCCGACACGCCTGCTACCAACGTCTTGTCCAGCTACACCTAGAAGGCGGGATGAACTACTGGAACGACATCGGCCATCGCTAGCATCCTGTCTCTGGGCCAACTGATCATCACACGGACATCCAGGTTTTGGCGAGGAGCGCCTCACCCCGTTGCAGGTTCGTTGGCCACCTCGTCGGTCGCCAACGTTGTACTGGGACTCGCGTTTTGGGGTCTTGTCGGCGAAGATGTTCCCGCCTGAAAATCTTGGTGTCATGACAGCAGTCCTGGCAGTGATCATGTGGGTTGGGGTGCTCGTTTCGACCGGAGTGGGCGACGCCTACACCGCCTTGCTGCCGCGGCCGGAACGGATCGATCACACTTCTACAGCCGCGGTCAGCGCCTGTTCTACAGCCGTGCCGTCTGTGCCTAATTTGCGGCGGCAATCTGCACCATTCGATGGTTGCATGCGGTCCGGGGATCGCTCGCAGTCGGCCCCATGGTGGCAGCAGCAACACTAGTCTGGGCGACTGCGTCCCTTCAGAATTGGACCTTTGCTGCGCTGGGCCGTTGACGCATACGATCGCCACGGACCCGGCCCCGAGCGTTGGCACTGGCCGGCGTGAGATTGGCTTGCTTTGACGCCAGCCGTCCAGACACTCGCTGCGGAGCACCCGCCGCGACGGCGGCCGGGATGTTGAAGTTCACGGCAATACGTGCCGAAGCCTAATTCGCTTGTGGGGACGCCGGCACCGGCGGTTTCCGGCGTGTCGACTGCGCGCACCCGTTATTAATCAGGTCGCGTGCGGTAGCGGCGTAGCAACCCCGAGTGACGCATGGCGCCTGGCGCCTCGGTTGGCAATGGAGACACGTGACGGACCGCTGGACTCACTGGGCGGCGGCTCGGCCTTGCGCTGCTGTCTGTCTGGGTCCTGTACAACAACGCCCGTGGTGCCTCGTCCGAACAGGCGACGCAGCATGGTCGCACGGCGATATCGGGGGCATTGCCCCGGCACGCAGCGCGCGCAGTCGGATCCTTTGCGGTGGTGTTCGTGCGCTGCCCGGTCGTGGCCGCATATACACGTGTTGTCAGGCACCGCCACACTGTACGCCCGCATTGGATGTCTGCAGGTCAAAAGCGCAGATCCGGCAGAAGCGGCCTAATCCGGTCACCGCAGAGCGCCTATCGCGAAGAAGCGCAACGCGGCGATCTCTGGTCGTCCGCGCACAGGGTTCCCGGAGTCAAGAGCGAAGCCGGGGCTAAGAACGAAGTCGGGGCTGCAGCCGATTATCGCGGCAACTGGCGTCGGGCACCGCGCACCCGGCGGCTGGGCGGGTTTACACCTTTGTACGACACGTGTCGGCCATGACGCAGGCGCCGCAGTCCTAGCCGTCAGTCAGGGCCAGTCGCTCGAGCAGCCACTGTCGAAGCTCGGGTCCGTAGTCGTCGCGCTGCAGCGCGAAGTCCAGCGCCGCCTTGAGATAGCCGCCCGGGTCGCCCACGTGATGCCGTGAGCCACGGTGACACTACGACGTGGACCGGATGGCCTTCGTCGATTAGCAATGCGATCGGATCCGTCAGCTGAATCTCACCGCCCGCACCGCGGGAGACTCGACGCAAAGCGTCAAAGATCGCGCGGTCCAACACATATCGGGCAGCCGCCGCGTACAACGACGGCGCATCATCTGCGTTGGGCTTCTCGACCATGCCCTTCACCGGTCGCACGTTCGGGTTGACGGCGTCGGGCACGCTCTCGACATCGAATACGCCGTAGGCGCTGATCTGTTCGCGCGCCACCTCGATGGCACACAGGACCGAACCTCCACGCTTGGCACGCACCTTCGACATCGTCTCCAATACGCCCGTCGGAAGCACCAGGTCGTCGGGTAGCAGTATGGCGACGGCGCTTTCATCGGGTAGCAGTGTTGGCTCGACGCAGTTCACCGCGTGGCCCAGACCCAGCGGTTCGGCCTGGACAACGGACTCGACTTTGATGAGCGCCGGTGCACGACGCACCTTTTCGAGCATCAGGTGCTTGCCGCGAGCTTCGAGCATGCCCTCGAGGACGAGGTCTTCGATGAAGTGGGCGACGACACCGTCCTTACCCTTGGAAGTGACGATGACCAGGCGCTCTGCCCCCGTTTCGGCGGCCTCCGGCGACCAGTTCGATGCCCGGGGTATCGACGACCGGCAACGTTTCTTTAGGAACGGTTTTCGTGGCGGGTAGGACTCGGGTGCCGAGGCCCGCGGCTTGGCGATCGCGGTGTAAGGAACCTGGACCCGGGCTTGCGCCATGATTCACCGTAACGTGGCTAGGTCAGGCGGTCAGCGTGAGCAAAGCTGGTGTGGCGCAGGTCATGGACCGCTCAGGTGCACATGGGATCGGGCGGTAGAGCGACATTGGTTGACAGATTTATGCGACGTCGGTCGGCGGCGAACTAGCAACCGCCGGATCCACAAGTGTGGACGATCGCTCA
It contains:
- a CDS encoding sugar phosphate nucleotidyltransferase; the protein is MGTSSEGIAHAVDAVVLVGGKGTRLRPLTLSAPKPMLPTAGLPFLTHLLSRIAEAGVEHVILGTAYKAEVFESELGDGSKLGLEIEYVHEDTPLGTGGGIANVATKLRHDTALVFNGDILSAADLGQLLVSHRAHDADVTMHLVRVSDPRPFGCVPTDAEGRVTAFLEKTQDPPTDQINAGCYVFARDVIEKLPRGRELSVEREVFPQLLTDGYKVCGYVDATYWRDMGTPEDFIRGSADLVRGIAPSPALGGRTGEAILHDGSSVAPGAVLVGGTVVGRGAEIGPGVRLDGAVIFDGARVEAGTVIERSIIGFGAHVGPRAVIRDGVIGDGAHIGARCELLRGARVWPGVLLPEHGIRYSSDV
- a CDS encoding glycosyltransferase family 2 protein, coding for MAKLVSIWEGVTHTATRPTVSVVIPALNEARNLPHVAACMPNDVDEIVFVNGASVDDTAEVARELWPDAVHVSQTRKGKGNALACGILASSSDIIVLIDADCSTDPREIPRFVSALISGADFAKGSRFIQGGGSADITFLRRLGNWGLNALVNMLFATKYTDLCYGYNALWRHCIDVIRLPDVAATEPQWGDGFEIETLINVRVAANRLKIAEVCSYEASRIYGVSNLNAVKDGLRVLKTIRQEFAYTRQVTSSERADRPLAAVRPLTVEQPVVFGGPEPAA
- a CDS encoding IS481 family transposase, with the translated sequence MSHRNARTTFHGRLLMVRRYQAGWAKAHIATAMGVSRKSVHTWINRFEAEGEAGLSDRSSRPHSMPTRTPRALESQIVAWRRRQRCGPDEIAAKLGVSARTVSRVLRRRGVAYLRDCDPMTGELIRASKATAVRYERKHPGELVHMDVKKLGRIPDGGGWRALGRNKVARPPKAGRGFDYVHSLVDDHSRLAYSEILLDEKGPTCAAFLRRAAAYFHDHGIIRIERIMADNAWAYRYSLRQVCADLGAKQIFIRPHCPWQNGKVERLNRTLQTEWAYRQVFASNNAALAPWIENYNTQRRHSALGGLPPISRLLPT